A genomic window from Periophthalmus magnuspinnatus isolate fPerMag1 chromosome 16, fPerMag1.2.pri, whole genome shotgun sequence includes:
- the c16h1orf43 gene encoding protein C1orf43 homolog isoform X2: MASEPPLSSVNVVLVMAYGSLVFVLLFIFMKRQIMRFAMKSRRGPHAPIGHNAPKELKQLIEAKLCQVQRIHFEPRLLSPDDDRLTSASCDYKYRMRALDAIRDTDFPFRELGGASTAVTGKRFRTWLLQLRTSHCLFQNSQSSLIDTVLEGYNKARHGSEAFGEAEFVKYQEALNELASL; encoded by the exons ATGGCCAGTGAACCTCCTCTGTCGAGCGTGAACGTGGTGCTTGTCATGGCATATGGAAGTTTG gtgtttgttctgttgttcatCTTCATGAAAAGACAAATAATGAGGTTTGCCATGAAGTCCAGAAGAGGACCTCACGCTCCCATCGGACACAACGCCCCAAAG GAGCTGAAACAGCTGATAGAAGCCAAACTCTGCCAGGTCCAAAGGATTCACTTTGAGCCCCGTCTGCTGTCTCCAGATGACGACAGGCTCACATCGG CTTCCTGTGACTACAAATATAGAATGAGAGCACTAGATGCCATCAGAGATACAG ATTTTCCTTTTCGTGAGCTGGGGGGAGCTTCGACAGCTGTAACAGGAAAGaggtttagaacatggcttCTCCAGCTCCGAACTTCACACTGTCTATTTCAGAACAGCCAAAGCTCCCTCATTGACACAGTATTGGAGGGTTACAATAAAGCCCGCCATGGATCAGAg GCTTTTGGAGAAGCTGAATTTGTAAAATACCAAGAAGCTTTGAATGAATTGGCTTCTCTGTAA
- the c16h1orf43 gene encoding protein C1orf43 homolog isoform X1, translating into MASEPPLSSVNVVLVMAYGSLVFVLLFIFMKRQIMRFAMKSRRGPHAPIGHNAPKELKQLIEAKLCQVQRIHFEPRLLSPDDDRLTSASCDYKYRMRALDAIRDTDFPFRELGGASTAVTGKRFRTWLLQLRTSHCLFQNSQSSLIDTVLEGYNKARHGSEAFGEAEFVKYQEALNELASLVKSHSSSSSSASVAQHQTAAKDLTSSTEPTSLTSPTQSTSLMAQRKRPRNLLELKNFKDNYNTLDSTL; encoded by the exons ATGGCCAGTGAACCTCCTCTGTCGAGCGTGAACGTGGTGCTTGTCATGGCATATGGAAGTTTG gtgtttgttctgttgttcatCTTCATGAAAAGACAAATAATGAGGTTTGCCATGAAGTCCAGAAGAGGACCTCACGCTCCCATCGGACACAACGCCCCAAAG GAGCTGAAACAGCTGATAGAAGCCAAACTCTGCCAGGTCCAAAGGATTCACTTTGAGCCCCGTCTGCTGTCTCCAGATGACGACAGGCTCACATCGG CTTCCTGTGACTACAAATATAGAATGAGAGCACTAGATGCCATCAGAGATACAG ATTTTCCTTTTCGTGAGCTGGGGGGAGCTTCGACAGCTGTAACAGGAAAGaggtttagaacatggcttCTCCAGCTCCGAACTTCACACTGTCTATTTCAGAACAGCCAAAGCTCCCTCATTGACACAGTATTGGAGGGTTACAATAAAGCCCGCCATGGATCAGAg GCTTTTGGAGAAGCTGAATTTGTAAAATACCAAGAAGCTTTGAATGAATTGGCTTCTCT tgtaaagtcccacagcagcagcagcagcagtgcctCTGTGGCTCAGCATCAAACTGCAGCCAAAGACTTGACCAGCAGCACAGAGCCCACCTCACTCACCTCCCCCACCCAGAGCACCTCCCTCATGGCCCAGCGCAAGAGACCCAGGAACCTTCTGGAGCTCAAGAACTTCAAAGACAACTACAACACACTGGACAGTACACTCTAA